In the genome of Mytilus edulis chromosome 3, xbMytEdul2.2, whole genome shotgun sequence, one region contains:
- the LOC139514675 gene encoding uncharacterized protein codes for MFLHSYNGLFCACVIMMAESVAWYPNMRRFSANPSAMSIKLKTEPYISILSDNYYMMPSNRLSSKDGQYLIIGKQRFLSALQTKDDIKRIGGANPQQKPRVIKTSTKGY; via the exons ATGTTTCTGCACTCATATAACGGTCTTTTTTGTGCATGCGTTATAATGATGGCGGAGTCGGTCGCATGGTATCCAAATATG AGACGATTTAGTGCAAATCCATCGGCCATGTCAATTAAATTAAAAACGGAACCATATATCTCT attttgtcGGACAATTATTATATGATGCCTTCCAATCGCCTTAGTTCTAAAGATGGACAGTACCTTATAATTGGAAAGCAACGATTTCTAAGTGCGCTTCAAACTAAAGACGATATCAAG CGGATTGGAGGAGCAAACCCACAGCAAAAGCCAAGGGTGATAAAAACTTCTACAAAAGGATATTAG